From a region of the Pseudomonas fulva 12-X genome:
- the mreC gene encoding rod shape-determining protein MreC gives MAIKPLFAKGPSLGVRLLVFAVLSAALMVVDARLTVLHSVRSQLGLIVEPVYWLGRLPVTLWESATQELSSRNELAAENEKLKAEQLMMQRRLQKLAALTEQNVRLRELLNSSALVDDEVLATELIGIDPNPFTHRILIDKGEKDGVVLGQPVLDARGLMGQVVEVMPYTSRVLLLTDTTHSIPVQVNRNGLRAIATGTGNPERLELRHVADTADIKEGDLLVSSGLGQRFPAGYPVATVTEVVHDSGQPFAIVRAVPTANLNRTRYMLLVFTDPRSPEQRATESAEAQEEVDRQAKGHPDAEAPVEDAPPVEAPTPEVPPPAVPASGEEPRQ, from the coding sequence ATCGCCATAAAGCCGCTATTCGCCAAAGGTCCTTCGCTCGGTGTACGCCTGCTGGTGTTCGCCGTGCTGTCGGCCGCTCTGATGGTCGTCGACGCCCGTCTGACCGTCCTGCATTCGGTTCGTAGCCAGCTCGGCCTGATCGTCGAGCCGGTGTACTGGCTCGGCCGTCTGCCGGTCACCCTGTGGGAAAGTGCCACCCAGGAGCTCAGCTCGCGCAACGAGCTGGCCGCCGAGAACGAGAAGCTCAAGGCCGAACAGCTGATGATGCAGCGCCGCCTGCAGAAGCTGGCCGCGCTGACTGAGCAGAACGTGCGCCTGCGCGAGCTGCTCAACTCCTCGGCGCTGGTCGACGATGAGGTGCTGGCCACCGAGCTGATCGGTATCGACCCCAACCCCTTCACCCACCGCATTCTCATCGACAAGGGCGAGAAGGACGGCGTGGTGCTCGGTCAGCCGGTGCTCGACGCCCGCGGCCTGATGGGCCAGGTGGTCGAGGTGATGCCCTACACCTCTCGCGTGCTGCTGCTCACTGACACCACCCACAGCATTCCCGTGCAGGTCAACCGCAACGGCCTGCGCGCCATCGCCACCGGCACTGGCAACCCGGAGCGTCTCGAGCTGCGCCACGTGGCCGACACCGCCGACATCAAGGAGGGCGATCTGCTGGTCAGCTCCGGCCTTGGTCAGCGTTTCCCGGCCGGCTACCCGGTGGCCACGGTGACCGAGGTGGTGCATGACTCCGGCCAGCCGTTCGCCATCGTCCGCGCCGTGCCGACCGCCAATCTCAATCGTACCCGTTACATGCTGCTGGTATTCACCGACCCGCGCTCGCCCGAGCAACGCGCCACCGAATCGGCCGAGGCCCAGGAAGAGGTCGACCGCCAGGCCAAGGGTCATCCCGATGCCGAAGCGCCGGTCGAGGATGCTCCACCGGTCGAGGCGCCAACACCCGAGGTGCCGCCGCCAGCAGTGCCCGCCAGCGGTGAGGAGCCCCGCCAATGA
- the rng gene encoding ribonuclease G, whose translation MSEEILINITPMESRVAVVENGVLQEVHVERTQRRGIVGNIYKGKVVRVLPGMQAAFVDIGLERAAFIHASEISSREGSAVESISALVHEGQSLTVQVTKDPIGSKGARLTTQLSIPSRYLVYMPRTSHVGISLKIEDETERERLKQVVADCVAAEGIAEAGGFILRTAADGARADEILVDIRYLRRLWTQIGEQMKSAPTPSVIYEDLSLALRTLRDLVSPRSEKIRVDSRETFGKITSFVAELMPEIADRLEHYPGERPIFDLHGIEDEIQKALERKVPLKSGGYLIIDPAEAMTTIDVNTGAFVGHRTLEETIFKTNLEAATAIARQLRLRNLGGIIIIDFIDMEDEEHQRQVLRTLEKQLERDHAKTNIIGITELGLVQMTRKRTRESLEQVLCEPCSHCQGRGKLKTAETTCYEIFREILREARAYQPEGYRVLANQKVVDRLLDEESGNVADLEAFIGRTIKFQVETMYSQEQYDVVLL comes from the coding sequence ATGAGTGAAGAGATCCTGATCAACATCACGCCGATGGAGTCGCGCGTGGCGGTGGTGGAAAACGGTGTCCTGCAGGAGGTGCACGTCGAGCGCACCCAGCGCCGCGGCATCGTCGGCAACATCTACAAGGGCAAGGTGGTGCGCGTGCTGCCCGGCATGCAGGCGGCCTTCGTCGACATCGGCCTGGAGCGTGCGGCGTTCATCCATGCCTCGGAAATCTCCAGCCGCGAAGGCAGCGCCGTTGAGAGCATCAGCGCCCTGGTGCACGAAGGTCAGAGTCTCACCGTGCAGGTCACAAAGGACCCGATTGGCAGCAAGGGCGCGCGACTGACCACCCAGCTGTCGATTCCCTCGCGTTACCTGGTGTACATGCCGCGTACCAGCCATGTCGGTATTTCCCTGAAGATCGAAGACGAAACCGAGCGCGAGCGCCTCAAACAGGTGGTCGCCGATTGCGTGGCTGCCGAGGGCATCGCCGAGGCCGGTGGTTTCATCCTGCGCACCGCGGCCGATGGCGCGCGGGCCGACGAAATCCTGGTCGACATCCGCTACCTACGCCGCCTGTGGACGCAGATCGGCGAGCAGATGAAGAGTGCACCGACGCCCTCGGTGATCTACGAGGATCTGAGCCTGGCCCTGCGCACCCTGCGCGATCTGGTCAGTCCGCGTTCCGAGAAGATCCGCGTCGACTCGCGGGAAACCTTCGGCAAGATCACCAGCTTCGTCGCCGAACTGATGCCGGAAATCGCCGACCGCCTGGAGCACTATCCGGGCGAGCGGCCGATCTTCGACCTGCATGGCATTGAGGACGAAATCCAGAAGGCCCTTGAGCGCAAGGTGCCGCTCAAGTCCGGTGGTTACCTGATTATCGACCCAGCCGAGGCGATGACCACCATCGACGTGAATACTGGCGCCTTTGTCGGTCATCGCACGCTCGAGGAGACCATCTTCAAGACCAACCTCGAAGCGGCCACCGCGATTGCCCGTCAGCTGCGCCTGCGCAACCTGGGCGGCATCATCATCATCGACTTCATCGACATGGAAGATGAGGAGCACCAACGTCAGGTGCTGCGCACCCTGGAAAAGCAGCTGGAGCGCGACCACGCCAAGACCAACATCATCGGCATCACCGAACTTGGACTGGTGCAGATGACCCGCAAGCGCACCCGCGAAAGTCTCGAACAGGTGCTGTGCGAGCCGTGCAGCCACTGCCAGGGCCGCGGCAAGCTGAAAACCGCGGAAACCACCTGCTACGAAATCTTTCGCGAGATCCTTCGTGAGGCCCGGGCCTACCAGCCCGAAGGTTATCGCGTGCTGGCCAACCAGAAGGTGGTCGACCGCCTGCTCGACGAAGAGTCGGGCAACGTCGCCGACCTCGAAGCATTCATTGGACGAACCATCAAGTTCCAGGTCGAAACCATGTACTCCCAGGAACAATACGATGTGGTGCTGCTGTAA
- the gatC gene encoding Asp-tRNA(Asn)/Glu-tRNA(Gln) amidotransferase subunit GatC, with protein MALERSEVEKIAHLARLGLSDSELPQTTATLNSILGLIDNMQAVDTTGIEPLAHPLETTQRLRADAVTEANQRDAYQAIAPAVESGLYLVPKVIE; from the coding sequence ATGGCGCTTGAACGCTCCGAGGTGGAAAAGATCGCACACCTGGCCCGCCTGGGCCTGAGTGACAGTGAACTGCCACAGACCACCGCAACCCTCAACAGCATTCTGGGCCTGATCGACAACATGCAGGCGGTCGATACCACCGGCATCGAGCCCCTGGCCCACCCGCTGGAAACCACCCAGCGCCTGCGTGCCGACGCCGTTACCGAAGCGAACCAGCGCGACGCCTACCAGGCCATCGCCCCGGCCGTGGAAAGCGGCCTGTACCTGGTTCCCAAAGTCATCGAGTAA
- the mreD gene encoding rod shape-determining protein MreD: MIASRSSNLWVIWASLVLALLLSVSTMPRFMEIGRPLWLALFLTYWVLAVPHRIGMTSAFCIGLLADVLNGTLLGQNALILTLITFLVLSLHQRLRMFPMWQQSMVLLVVFGVAQLVQLWLNALTGNRPPTLAFVLPALVSALLWPWVCTLLRAVHRRMRVN; encoded by the coding sequence ATGATCGCGTCCCGTTCGAGCAACCTGTGGGTGATCTGGGCCAGCCTGGTGCTGGCGCTGCTGCTCAGCGTGTCGACCATGCCGCGCTTCATGGAAATCGGCCGGCCGCTGTGGCTGGCGCTGTTTCTCACCTACTGGGTGCTGGCCGTGCCGCACCGCATCGGCATGACCAGCGCCTTCTGCATCGGCTTGCTGGCCGACGTGCTCAACGGCACGCTGCTGGGGCAGAACGCGCTGATCCTCACCCTGATCACCTTTCTTGTGCTGAGCCTGCACCAGCGCCTGCGCATGTTTCCCATGTGGCAGCAGAGCATGGTGCTGCTGGTGGTGTTCGGCGTCGCCCAACTGGTGCAGCTGTGGCTCAACGCCCTGACCGGCAACCGCCCGCCGACCCTGGCCTTCGTGCTGCCGGCCCTGGTCAGCGCCTTGTTGTGGCCCTGGGTGTGCACCCTGCTGCGCGCCGTACACCGACGCATGCGAGTCAACTGA
- the mreB gene encoding rod shape-determining protein MreB: MFKKLRGMFSSDLSIDLGTANTLIYVRERGIVLNEPSVVAIRTHGNQKSVVAVGTDAKRMLGRTPGNIAAIRPMKDGVIADFSVCEKMLQYFINKVHENSFLQPSPRVLICVPCKSTQVERRAIRESALGAGAREVFLIEEPMAAAIGAGLPVEEARGSMVVDIGGGTTEIALISLNGVVYAESVRVGGDRFDEAIITYVRRNYGSLIGESTAERIKQEIGTAYPGGEIREVDVRGRNLAEGVPRSFTLNSNEVLEALQESLATIVQAVKSALEQSPPELASDIAERGLVLTGGGALLRDLDKLLSQETGLPVIVAEDPLTCVARGGGKALEMMDRHSMDLLSTE, encoded by the coding sequence ATGTTCAAAAAACTGCGTGGCATGTTTTCCAGCGATCTGTCGATTGACCTGGGCACTGCCAATACCCTCATTTATGTACGCGAACGCGGTATCGTCCTGAACGAGCCGTCGGTCGTCGCCATCCGTACCCATGGCAATCAGAAGAGCGTCGTCGCCGTCGGTACCGACGCCAAGCGCATGCTCGGTCGTACTCCTGGCAACATCGCCGCCATCCGCCCGATGAAGGACGGCGTGATCGCCGACTTCAGCGTTTGCGAAAAGATGCTGCAGTACTTCATCAACAAGGTTCACGAGAACAGCTTCCTGCAGCCGTCGCCGCGCGTGCTGATCTGCGTGCCGTGCAAATCGACCCAGGTCGAGCGCCGCGCCATCCGTGAATCCGCGCTGGGCGCCGGTGCCCGCGAAGTGTTCCTGATCGAAGAGCCGATGGCCGCCGCCATCGGTGCCGGCCTGCCGGTCGAAGAAGCGCGTGGTTCGATGGTCGTCGATATCGGCGGTGGTACCACTGAAATCGCACTGATCTCCCTGAACGGCGTGGTTTACGCCGAATCCGTACGGGTTGGTGGCGACCGTTTCGACGAAGCCATCATCACCTACGTGCGCCGCAACTACGGTTCGCTGATCGGCGAATCCACCGCCGAACGCATCAAGCAGGAAATCGGCACCGCTTACCCGGGCGGCGAAATCCGTGAAGTCGACGTGCGTGGCCGCAACCTGGCCGAAGGTGTACCACGCAGCTTCACCCTGAACTCCAACGAAGTGCTCGAAGCGCTGCAGGAATCCCTGGCGACCATCGTCCAGGCGGTCAAGAGCGCCCTGGAGCAATCGCCGCCCGAGCTGGCCTCGGACATCGCCGAGCGCGGTCTGGTACTGACCGGTGGTGGCGCGCTGCTGCGTGACCTGGACAAACTGCTGAGCCAGGAAACCGGCCTGCCGGTGATCGTCGCCGAAGACCCGCTGACCTGCGTCGCCCGTGGCGGCGGCAAGGCGCTGGAGATGATGGATCGTCACAGCATGGATCTGTTGTCCACCGAATAA
- a CDS encoding Maf family protein, with protein MTTLYLASASPRRRELLAQIGVPFTTQVVPIDETVQPGEAPDAYVERLARAKAQAALDTLNDRDAVVLGSDTAVVLDGRILGKPVDREDALTTLAALSGREHQVLTAVALVSDNRAEARVVTSTVRFKPLDRTQIEAYWATGEPRDKAGSYGIQGLAAVFVSQMQGSYSAVVGLPLCETAELLAQFAIPCWQTTASA; from the coding sequence ATGACCACGCTCTACCTGGCCTCCGCTTCGCCGCGCCGTCGCGAGCTACTCGCGCAGATCGGCGTCCCCTTCACCACCCAGGTGGTGCCCATCGATGAAACCGTGCAGCCCGGCGAGGCGCCTGACGCCTACGTCGAGCGCCTGGCGCGGGCCAAGGCTCAGGCCGCACTCGACACGCTGAATGATCGCGACGCCGTGGTGCTCGGCTCCGATACCGCCGTGGTACTCGACGGCCGCATCCTTGGCAAGCCCGTCGACCGCGAGGATGCGCTGACCACCCTGGCGGCGCTGTCCGGCCGTGAGCATCAGGTGCTGACAGCCGTCGCATTGGTCAGCGATAACCGAGCCGAGGCGCGCGTGGTCACCAGCACGGTACGCTTCAAACCTCTCGACCGGACACAGATTGAAGCCTATTGGGCCACCGGCGAGCCGCGCGACAAGGCCGGCAGTTATGGTATTCAGGGGCTGGCTGCGGTGTTCGTCAGCCAGATGCAGGGCAGTTATTCAGCGGTGGTTGGCCTGCCGTTGTGCGAGACTGCCGAACTGCTCGCGCAATTCGCGATTCCGTGTTGGCAAACCACTGCCAGCGCATAA